The Rattus rattus isolate New Zealand chromosome 8, Rrattus_CSIRO_v1, whole genome shotgun sequence genome contains the following window.
ATAAGGTCTCAATGTCCCCTCAGGTCTGTTCTATTCTATCTTTTGCTGCTTATGGGATGGGGTTTGCTGGAGCCTCTGTCCACACAGGCTGCATGCTCAGACTGACTTTCTGTAATGCCAATCTCATCAACCATTATTTGTGTGacattcttcctctcctccaactTTCTTGTACCAGCACTTATGTCAATGAGGTGGTTGTTCTTGTAGTTGTGGGTATTAACATCACAGTCCCCAGCTGTACCATCCTCATTTCCTATGTTTTCATCCTTGCCAACATTATAAACATCAAATCCACACAAGGAAGGTCAAAAGCCTTCAGTAACTGTAGCTCTCACATCATGgcgatttctcttttctttggatCAGCTGCATTCATGTATCTTAGATATTCTTCTGGATCTATGGAACAGGGAAAAATATCTTCAGTTTTCTACACTAATGTTGGGCCCATGCTCAACCCTCTGATCTACAGTTTGAGGAACAAAGATGTCAAGGTGGCACTAAGGAAATCATTGATTAAGTttcagagaaaagacaaattcTAATTAGAATCAATAATCCTAAAAAAttggaatatttaaatttttcttggtCTTTTCAGTGAAAATCTTTTCTATGTTAATGTACAGTTTGGTAAACTTCTTTATAATAtatggataattttatttttgtttctgttttttcagCATAATTTAACAGGTGCTCTAAATGATTGATACCATATCCATGATGCAATAAAATCATAGatgattttcaattttcattattgttccatactttgtctcccAGGCTATTTCTTACctcaaagaaaagtaaattttatgtTATAAACCAATGAAACTTTTCACATTTAAAACCAAAAATGACAAATAATAGGTGCTTTTTCACCTTGTGATAGAATCATAATTACTAGAAGTATAGGGAGCTGTGTAGAAGATATTAAGAAGAAAGCAGATCATGTATACCACACAGTGACTctggttattgtttttttttgttgttttttttttttactttttaaaagaataaatttttcatttcaatttaatTACTTCACAGTGCATATCCATTGTCTAGCATTGTTGCTCATAAACAACATACATCggactttattttaaattaaaaataaaatctcagaaaaattTATCATTTGTTTACACAATTTCTAATTAATGTAGGCATAGtcattaaaaactaaatttaatacCTGATGGATGAATCGTGCTTCAGAAAAATTACGTATTTTCAttagtgtatacatatatacatacatatataatttaaaatagtatttaataaaaatgaaaatgaatagtaTCTTCTGGGATTTTTACACCTTGGAAGAACTTTGTACATATTTAtagcttgtgagtgtgtgtgaagacTACAGGTCCACCTTCAGGTGTTACCTGAACCTACCCTTTGCTTTCATTTGATTACTTGATAACTGTCATTCTGACTGGAATGTGAAGAAATATCAAAGTTGTTTAATTTAGCTtaatttaaatttgcattttcatttgtatatacCTTCCCTTTCTAGCTCGATTTTCCATCAATGTACTAGGCTACAGTAATTTTCAAATGttgaaattagaataaaaaacccacaaacaaaaataagtcaaACTTACATGTGATTAAATTTTCACTACTTTCATTAATATATAGATAATATGCTTACATATTGATTAAAGAttatcatttgcttgttttttaaccACTTAATAACAAGTTTTTTACTGGGAAGAAATTTTCATCTTGTTACTAAACTGCTAATGACCCAGCGGGGCACCCACTCAGAACATTTTCCTAATTGTTTAAAAGTATTAAGTTGAATTGCAACACCATtaatgtgattttgtttgttggtttattttatttatttttatttatttatttaagaaaatatattataatgtagCCCTGAATGGCTTGGCATTTAATATTTAGAAccaggctagttttgaactcacagagatttgcctgctctTGAGTGGTGTAAATTCAAGACTATTCTACTTCACACAGAGCAATAAATGTGATTTTAGGGTTTTGGAGGTCTGGATATAttgctcagtgatagagtgcatGCCAAGCATGGATGACTTCCTGAGTTTTATGCAGATCTATAATAGCAAGGCATGgccatgagaaaaatatttaataaagggTGACTTCCttgaaaaaacacacaaaaataattggaCAGAAGacaataatggaaatagaaatagacTCTGAGGAACATCGCCATACAAGGATATGGGAGTAATGAGAAATAACAAAAGCAGCAGATTTCCCTAAAGAGATGAAGGCGACTGTCTGATGGGAGTCCAGTATTGGTTGTAGCAGAAAGGAAGTATATTCCCTAAGGGAGAAGGCATAACTGAAGACAGAACTGGTCCCTAAAGGTTTAGACACACATCGCAGTCTAACATGCAAATGCAATAGCACCATTTCCTCTTTATATCTGAGGCCTGTGTCCAGAGATGAGAGTGAGAAAGTCCCTTCCTTAACCATAGTCACATGTAGGAGAGtagtatgtaaaatatgtaaaatatccagtGTTCTCCAGTGACCAGCATGATAAAAAGAAGAGTTGCTTGCTTTCCTGTGATTCTTCAGAGTGTTAGGGAATAGCTTTGTGAACTATGATGGTAGTTCAGAAAGCTTTCCAATGAGTATAGGATATTAATTTTGTACTGCATCACCTTGGAATCAAGAGCATCTATGTCCTCCTCAGTATACCACGGAAAATAAAACCTGCAAGTAAGCAAGCACATTTTTATTACCAAAGGAAGATAAGTTTTGAATTCTCTgatgatattttcctttttatttggcCCTTTCACTTAGATATTTCTAAACTCTAAAATGTTCATGTGAGACAAATTTGTTTTGTCCCatgtgtttataaaatgtttaaaaatggaaCTGATTTTAACATAACATTTTTGAACATAGGactgcttttatttgtttcagtATGTATGCAGTGAGAAGGTAACCTTAAGATATGCCCTCTTAATAAATTCAAGATAACAATGGGGCATTGTTCCTGATACTATGCTAAACAGTAGATCTCTAGCTCTAGGCATCTTTCCCAGTTGAATGGATTTCTTTTTCGTATATAGTCCTTGTAGGTTAAAACCAACATCTTGTATTTGTACCatcttttttattcattaatttacaCAGTGACACTTACCTTCCATTTACTCTTCAACTCTAATTTTTTCTCCTCTTGTTTACTCTAGTAACCAACATCCTATGATCTTTGTGTCTGGACAAAACTCTTGGATTACACATATCATAGAGGTCATAAAGTGTTTTCCATTCTATGCATTGAGCTCGTTATGTTTGCAAAATGGCTTCCTGTTGAGCTGAAGCCCAGCACCAAGATATTCCATTCTTTCCAATCTGTACAGTCATAAAATTTAACCAAGATTCACTAGGAAATATTCTGGAAACAGTGCAGAAGATTTCTATAGAGGCAGTAAACCTGGGGTTACTTTGGTGTCTTAATCAACAAGTTCTTTTCAATAGCTAGAACTcacatctaattttattttacttttttctgttttgtttggttgttgttgttgttgttgttgttgttgttgttgagaggcTTGGTAACTAAATTGGAGAGTGAACCATCAACAAGAAACCAGAAAATGAAGGTTGTCCTCTCAAAGGAATTCTTTATAAGTCTGGGAATCCCAAGCACATCAAGAATGCTAGAGCTGATTTAAAGACCTGCATCCTAGCAACAGGGCCTGACCTGTAGGCCCTGAAAGTTCTTATTTAGATGGCCCTTATTTTATTTGCATGGCTCCTATTTAACGGCATAGATCATCCACCTGGAGATTCTTACTTGCAAGGTGGTTGACAATGACTGCATAccaaagtggtttttttttttttttcaatttgacaATTTTGCTATGAATTACTTGCTGGGAAAATACATGCATGAGCTcaacttgtacacacacacacatacacaaacaccagcGAGAGAGGGGTGGGAATCACATGGACAGATGACCAACTGAGGTAGAAGCAGACTGACTCAAAGAGAGGCTCATCTAAACCTCACAAACACTATTAAAAGTGATCCTTTCAACTCACTATTCATGCAACAGATAGTTCTCTATTGCCTTGTCCAAGCTTGCTACACTTTGAAGTATATACAATAAACCATTTGTGTTATTGTATAAGAAGTTAACCTGTTAACATCTACTGGTCCCTTTTATACTAACAGAATAGTCACATAGTACACTGCATCAGATTAAGTTTTTTGGTTTATGTTCTGCAAGGGTTAAATTTAGATGAAGTTCAGCACTAGTACACTAGCCTCTTCCAGCCCAAAAAAGAAGCTAAGTTAAGAGACTTGGCACAACCTGCTTCACCCTTCTCCCTTAGTTTCTCTAATAGTTGTATTGAATACGACAGTAGGCTAGTCAGCTTTCATGAGTTGTCATTGAAGATCTAAGATATAGTTCATGTTTCAAGGGATAGACTATGCCATTGAGTAATGTGGTATCATGATATGCGActgtttttttcaaattaataaatttcAGACATTTCTAATACATACCTTACATACATAGGAGAAGTTTTGATGGTGCGTTCTTTTATGTCACATAatttcatctttccttcttcctacaGATACTTTTATAGAAGAATGGCTCTGGAAAATGTTTCCTTGGTCactgagttcatcttggtaggaTTAACaaaccagcctgacctacagataCCCCTGTTCCTACTCTTTCTGGTGATGTACATGATAACTACAATGGGGAATTTGGCTTTGATCATCTTGATTTTCCTGAATTCTCACcttcacacacccatgtactttttcctcctTAACTTGTCCTGCATAGACCTTTGTTATTGCTCCGTTGGCACACCCAAGATGCTGATGAACTTTGTACTAAAGGAGAATGTTATTTCTTATGAGGGATGTATGACTCAGttctacttcttttgtttttttgttatatCTGAATGTTATGTGCTGACAGcaatggcctatgatcgctatgtggccatttGTAATCCACTTTTGTACAACATTGTCATGTCTCCTAAGGTGTGTTCTTATCTTATGATTGCTTCATATTTGGTGGGGTTTTCTGATGGCATGATTCATACTGGATGTGTCCTGAGACTGACCTTCTGTGATGAAAACACTATCAACCATTATTTCTGTGACCTCCTCCCTTTGCTGCAGCTCTCCTGTACCAGCACCTATGTCAATGAGATAGAGGTGTTAATTGTAGCAGGAAAAAACATCATTGTACCCACCCTTATCATCTTTACCTCTTATGGCTTCATTCTCTCAAGCATCCTCAAAATAAACTCCACAGCAGGCAGATCCAAAGCCTTCAGCACATGTAGTTCCCACATAatagctgtttctctgttctttggatcatgtgcatatatgtatctaAAACCTTCCTCATCTGGGTCTTTGGACCAGGGGAAAATATCTTCTGTGTTTTATAACATTGTGGTCCCCATGATGAATCCATTAATCTATAGCCTAAGGAACAAAGATGTTAAAACTGCTCTGAAAAAAACCTTAACcaagagaaagttttaaaaagaatttggtATCCTTTTTACCTTTCGATCCTTTAGTTATAACGTCCAAGAGTTACTGTGCACTGGTCAATATATTTTTCTGGATTCTTCACTGTattgtgtgtgggggaggtgaggggagaTAATTTGTAACTTGTTAATTTTTAGTAGGTTTTCTTTGATCCTTACCATTGGAAAGCTTTCTTTCACCCTTTCAATGATTTGAGAACATCGGTAAGTAAATAACTTCTCACTTTCATTATCAGTGTATCACGTTTCAAATGTATTAATTGTCAGAACAAGTCCACATAAAgattacataaataataaattaaagtcTCTCATTGGATGGTATAGTTATTATCTTTTTTAGGTTGTGATTTAAATAATCTGCCTTTATTCCTGATTTACTTTCTTTGGTGACCATAGGTCATTTGACATGATTTGAAAATGTTCCCAGTTGCTTCAGTCACCCACTTGTTGTACTACCAGAGTGTTTAATAACATGGCTGCATAATTGTAGATATCCATAAACAATGTATTCCATGTTTTCCAGATCTTTAGCATCCATTTTTATTGTACAGTTTTGTCCAACAGTGGGTTATGGCACAGTTTTTATAATGAAACCAAATGAAGATGTCTTGAATGTGGTGAGGATTTTACAGTGACAGCTGAAATACTCCAGAAAATTTATTCTATAGTGAACCACTTAGCCTTATACATGACAGAGTATAGAACTTGGAAGCATAGTGGTCACACTAATCTATTCTCACTATGCAGTGTTCCTCTGAGAAATATAAGTAAGGGCTTTCCAAAGTAATGTCCTCAGATCAGGAGCATCCCTATAACTTGGCAACACTAGAAATAGAGACTTTCCATCTATGTGTTATTAATGATGGTTATGATGCCTCCTCAAGTCATTGGAATAGATAGAGTTCATTATAGCACAAATGTTCTAtgaaagtcattctttttttttaaataaagatttatttatttaattttatgagtatatttgtagctgttttcagacacactagaagagggcattggatcatattacagatagttatgagccaacatgtggttgctgggaattgaactcaggacatctggaagagcagtcagagctcttaacctctgagccatctctccaacccctgaaaGTTATTCTTAATGACTTACTAGTGGTAATCAATGTGAACTAAGGATATTTTCCCATTTCAAACAAGACTTTTAATGACAAAGGAAAGAACCTACTAAATGACAATCACAGAAGTGGAAGCACTCACCATTTTCTAATAACAATGGACTTTTAAATCATAAATCTTCAAATTAATTCTACACACAGAAAGCCACAATGGGAGGTCAATAGACCTTGCCCAATGAATTTTAAGGTACTAATAATTTCCTTCATCTttgattttctaaatatttctgcatattcaacatttaaaaagtcatgtTCTTTCATTCACTGGAAGAAGCATAGTATAATTGTCCTAATTGatcaactattttaaaattaaagaccaGGTTGGGAAGataacacagtaaaaaaaaagagttgcatgCAAGACAGAGAGCCTCTTGACCCTCACCCCTCTTCAACCAAAACCCAAAGTGTAATGGAAGAAAGCCATTTCCAATGACCACACTGTACTGTTACAGATAGGTGGGTCCTTAAGCTCACTGGTTTGCAATCTTAGTTTAATAATCAAGTTCTTGGTCAAAGACAAACAGTAAACTGAAATAACAGGCATATGATGCCCCAGAAAATAAACTAGTCCTTGAACTCTAGCATACACAGGCAAGTTcatatgtgtgcaaacacacacacacacacacacacacacacacacaagtatacacacaaatgaaaatagatatataagtaaataaattgtaAAGGTAATGAAATGAAACAATTTTGAACAGACAACAACTCTGATGCTCATATCTTTCTGAGATATTCCtaaggttttggttttgggtgcTGTTGTATGATAacagcttttaaatgttttaattttcaaatgttctttgaTGGTAAGAGCAAATTACCATAATTTAAATCTCTCCCCTGAAAACCATTATGAAATGAAATTGTCAGTGTAAAGTACTTTGCAGTGTTTTTAAGAGATG
Protein-coding sequences here:
- the LOC116906779 gene encoding olfactory receptor 147-like, encoding MVSMLAGNGSFVTEFILAGLTDLPELQLPLFYLFLIIYIITVVGNIGLITLISLNRHLHTPMYYFLFNLSFIDLSYSSVFSPKMLMNFVSEKNSISYEACMTQLFFFLFFVISECYMLTSMAYDRYVAICNPLLYKVSMSPQVCSILSFAAYGMGFAGASVHTGCMLRLTFCNANLINHYLCDILPLLQLSCTSTYVNEVVVLVVVGINITVPSCTILISYVFILANIINIKSTQGRSKAFSNCSSHIMAISLFFGSAAFMYLRYSSGSMEQGKISSVFYTNVGPMLNPLIYSLRNKDVKVALRKSLIKFQRKDKF
- the LOC116906780 gene encoding olfactory receptor 8B3-like encodes the protein MALENVSLVTEFILVGLTNQPDLQIPLFLLFLVMYMITTMGNLALIILIFLNSHLHTPMYFFLLNLSCIDLCYCSVGTPKMLMNFVLKENVISYEGCMTQFYFFCFFVISECYVLTAMAYDRYVAICNPLLYNIVMSPKVCSYLMIASYLVGFSDGMIHTGCVLRLTFCDENTINHYFCDLLPLLQLSCTSTYVNEIEVLIVAGKNIIVPTLIIFTSYGFILSSILKINSTAGRSKAFSTCSSHIIAVSLFFGSCAYMYLKPSSSGSLDQGKISSVFYNIVVPMMNPLIYSLRNKDVKTALKKTLTKRKF